The stretch of DNA AAGGCTCCGGAGCCGAAGCAGCCCCGCGGCCACCGGACGATAGCGAGGACGGACATACCGGCGCGGCCCCGCACCCACACACGCACCAGCACCACCCCCGCCCAAGCCCCACAGGGACCCCTCAGCTGATCAGCCCGGGAATCTCCTGCGTCGCGAACCACAGCAGCTCATGATCCTCGACCCCGTCCACAGTGAACCGCGCATCCTCGTCCCCCTGATCCGCGGCCTCCAGAACCCCCACCGCCGCGGCGACGTCCCCCTCCGCGTCCCCCGCGTCCACATGCACGGCCGCGACCTTCTTCAGCCCCAGCACCCCGGCGACCCGCACCTCACCGAGCCCGCCCTCAGGCGACCGCGGCCCCTGCTCAAGCGCCCCGTCCGGCACATCCGCGGCCAGCACAACGCGCCGCCGAGCCGCCCCCGGATCCCCCGCGATCAACCGCAGCGAAGCAAGCGCGGCCCGGCCCAGGGCGGCGTACTCCAGCTCCTCGATGTCGTCCGAGACGTACCACTCACGCAGAGCCGGCGTCACGGCATAGGCGGTCAGCGGCCCAGGGCCCAGCTCGCCCGCCTTGTGCACCTCGGCGAGACGGCTCAGGGTCAGAGGAACGTAGACGCGCATGACGGCCCGCTTTCACAGTCGGATTCACAGTCGGATTCACAGCCGGAGTCTCGGAGTCGAAAAGGTCGCGCAGAAGGCAACCCGACAGACCCCCAGAATACGTGCGGGCGTCCCCCTTCGAGCTGTGCCCCACACCCACCCCCCACGTCACCCGCAACGCCCACCCTTCACCCGGCCCACCCCAACGCCCCCAAGGAACACCGCACCCCCGGCCACCCTGATAGGTGACTCCTCCGCCCCTCGCCCCCACACCCCGCAGCCCCTTGCAGCCCCCGCCTCCACCCCCGTACAAGATCTCCGACGGAAGTTACTCCCCGGTACAACCAAGGCCGGGACAGCGAAGCCGGAGGCGACACGGCATGCACAAGGTAATGACCAGGCCCCGCTCCCGCCCGGCGACCACCCGTCCACCAGGCCGGACAGACCCCCGCCGCCCTTCGGCGGCACGTACACCGGCGCGCCCCCTCAGGACTCCGCCCCAGCCCCCGCCGCACCCCACGGAGCTCTTCACCGAACGCCTGCTCCTGGTGCTCAGCGGCCAGAAGCCGGTCCACTGGGCGGCCCGCCACATCGCCCACACGGCCTTCGACGACGTGGCCCGCCTCGCCGAACTCGCCCCCTTCAACGTGAACGACCGGCGTCCCACGATCCACCGGATCGGCCACTACGAACCCCGCCCCGGCGTCTACGAGGTCTTCGCGAGGATCGGCGCGGGCCCCGCCCTCAGGGCCCTGGCATTCCGGCTGAGTCTCGGCGCGGACCAGAGGTGGCGCTGCACGGCGGTCGAAGTGGGAACGCCCGCCA from Streptomyces sp. BA2 encodes:
- a CDS encoding DUF6912 family protein, producing the protein MRVYVPLTLSRLAEVHKAGELGPGPLTAYAVTPALREWYVSDDIEELEYAALGRAALASLRLIAGDPGAARRRVVLAADVPDGALEQGPRSPEGGLGEVRVAGVLGLKKVAAVHVDAGDAEGDVAAAVGVLEAADQGDEDARFTVDGVEDHELLWFATQEIPGLIS
- a CDS encoding Rv3235 family protein — translated: MHKVMTRPRSRPATTRPPGRTDPRRPSAARTPARPLRTPPQPPPHPTELFTERLLLVLSGQKPVHWAARHIAHTAFDDVARLAELAPFNVNDRRPTIHRIGHYEPRPGVYEVFARIGAGPALRALAFRLSLGADQRWRCTAVEVGTPAR